A genomic stretch from Falco naumanni isolate bFalNau1 chromosome 4, bFalNau1.pat, whole genome shotgun sequence includes:
- the LDAF1 gene encoding lipid droplet assembly factor 1, with protein MSKEMQELQKQWHSVVQSIHSNSNVVAFMNSRVGQYLDDHPFVALSLLVFIALSAIPVAFFLIFVVTTAVMACIGVIVMEGIVIATGGIALLCVLCGLGALSLGVSGVLSVCYVVLSTLVNYWYASRGQIRKQEVNGSLPQKSPSVLDLSANNGKNE; from the exons ATGtctaaagaaatgcaagaactGCAGAAGCAATGGCACTCCGTGGTGCAGTCCATCCACAGCAACTCAAAT GTTGTTGCATTTATGAATTCTCGTGTTGGCCAATATTTAGATGACCATCCTTTTGTTGCCTTATCACTCCTGGTGTTTATTGCACTGTCTGCTATTCCCGTtgcatttttcctgattttcgTTGTTACAACAGCCGTAATGGCCTGTATCGGTGTCATAGTCATGGAAG gTATTGTAATAGCCACAGGTGGCATAGCTCTCCTTTGCGTTCTGTGTGGCCTGGGTGCACTTTCACTGGGTGTTTCTGGAGTACTGAGTGTTTGTTATGTCGTCCTTTCGACTCTGGTCAACTACTGGTATGCGTCAAG GGGTCAGATAAGGAAGCAAGAAGTTAATGGAAGTTTGCCACAGAAGAGTCCTTCTGTCTTGGATCTTTCTGCCAATAATGGAAAGAATGAATAA
- the ZP2 gene encoding zona pellucida sperm-binding protein 2, giving the protein MSVKPFQLHTSAGIEELYRNKLVPTFFFHEDKASWSGPVAGWRRCVSQPSEEAASQGGAGASFLSPGQQKGCTCVEPDPGPYIILPGPSRSKLVVVGLLEELQCLCTSRMWLLLLFGFLLPLAPCADGLGDQDLLERVTCHEDGMEVEFSGELGNYSWHVHVVDVSGEEIVSCDPTVYYERLLLCVLFVNCTSLEHGQYQLRLKLMVNDTMGEEKNITYSTHCDSVHADEIITPFFTGATIVTPFFAGATNCTKDLMAVTFPRLIPSFSDEHVVPATPMTWTLSIDDGTRTHQLSLGQAMQQGYNLLADGRNLTLQVAFTAAGVVSYKHNDKVLYTVALKLTYGPPEHGLAVESRMICAPGPAICNATHMTVAIPAFPGTLTAVGVEDNTIPMDQLQKNGISLDTGRGVKLHINRGVLKSRRHEGSCSGLQYYMSSLKLSFHFHGETVAMVMHPECPCDQQAPIAAVCTQDGYMDFEILADSTTPLLDLDMLRLRDPACRPAFKSSLNDRVWFHVPLNGCGTRFWFDGEKIVYENEVRASWADFPLRRISRDSELRLTVLCSFSNGDASLTIRVDDLPSLASSVNQGPLSLVLLSYPEDSYRQPYRDDQYPIVRYLQQPIFLEVQVLNRNDPNLHLVLDDCWATASQNPSSLPQWNIVVDGCAYDLDSYRTVFHPVGHGVSYANYRQRLEVKTFAFVSGDKALPGLVYFHCSVLICDRFQPDSPLCVPRCPRPSRSKRGSGMPGVNTAVVSLRGPVLLVPEGWSATQGTALLSKEAWTVITMTAVGILSVVATMLLFLAFLKCLKRRASMVNMVR; this is encoded by the exons CGAGGAGGCTGCATCTCAGGGAGGGGCAGGTGCAAGCTTTCTGTCCCCCGGGCAGCAGAAAGGCTGCACCTGTGTGGAGCCTGACCCCGGGCCCTATATAATCCTCCCTGGGCCATCCAGAAGCAAGCTTGTGGTGGTGGGCTTGCTTGAGGAGCTGCAGTGCTTGTGCACCTCAAGGATGTG GTTGCTGCTCCTGTTTGGCTTTTTGCTGCCCTTAGCCCCTTGTGCTGATGGCCTGGGGGATCAGGATCTCTTGG agcGTGTGACCTGCCATGAGGATGGGATGGAAGTTGAGTTTTCTGGAGAGCTTGGCAACTACTCCTGGCATGTGCATGTTGTTG ATGTGAGTGGTGAGGAGATCGTGTCCTGTGACCCCACTGTCTATTATGAGAGGCTGTTGCTTTGTGTCCTATTTGTCAACTGCACTAGCCTGGAG CATGGTCAGTACCAGCTAAGATTGAAGCTGATGGTGAATGACACTATGGGAGAGGAGAAGAACATAACCTACAGCACCCACTGTGATAGTGTTCATGCAGATGAAATCATTACTCCTTTCTTCACTGGTGCAACAATCGTTACTCCTTTCTTTGCTGGTGCAACAAACTGTACAAAAGACTTGATGGCA GTTACTTTCCCAAGACTTATTCCAAGCTTCAGCGATGAGCATGTG GTTCCAGCAACTCCAATGACCTGGACTCTGTCAATTGATGATGGAACAAGAACACATCAGCTGAGCCTTGGGCAAGCCATGCAGCAAGGCTATAATCTTCTAGCTGATGGCCGCAACCTGACCCTTCAGGTGGCTTTTACTGCTGCTGGAGTTGTCTCCTACAAG CACAACGATAAGGTGCTCTATACTGTAGCACTCAAGCTCACGTATGGCCCCCCTGAACATGGCCTGGCTGTGGAGTCAAGAATGATTTGTGCACCAG GTCCAGCCATCTGTAATGCAACGCACATGACTGTTGCCATCCCAGCCTTCCCGGGGACCCTTACAGCTGTTGGTGTAGAGGATAATACCATTCCAATGGACCAGCTCCAGAAAAATGGGATTAGTCTAGACACGGGGAGAGGGGTCAAGCTACATATTAACAGAGGAgtcctgaagtccagg CGACATGAGGGGAGCTGCTCAGGACTTCAGTACTACATGTCCTCTCTGAAACTGTCTTTTCACTTCCATGGGGAGACTGTGGCAATGGTGATGCACCCAGAGTGCCCCTGTGACCAGCAGGCACCAATAG ctgctgtgtgcaCCCAGGATGGGTACATGGATTTTGAAATCCTTGCTGACAGTACTACACCACTGCTAGATTTGGATATGCTTAGGCTCAGAGATCCTGCGTGCCGGCCAGCCTTCAAGTCTTCTTTGAATGACAGGGTTTGGTTTCATGTCCCACTGAATGGATGTGGGACCAGGTTTTGG TTTGATGGAGAGAAGATTGTTTATGAGAATGAGGTGAGGGCATCATGGGCAGACTTCCCACTGCGCAGGATCTCAAGGGACAGTGAACTTAG GCTAACAGTTCTGTGCTCCTTCAGCAATGGTGATGCTTCCCTCACTATAAGGGTAGATGACCTTCCTTCTCTGGCTTCTTCAGTGAACCAGGGTCCCCTCTCCTTGGTTCTTCTAAGTTACCCAG AGGACTCGTACAGGCAACCATACCGTGATGATCAATACCCAATTGTGAGGTACCTACAGCAGCCCATCTTCCTGGAAGTTCAGGTCCTGAACCGCAATGATCCCAATCTCCATCTGGTATTGGATGACTGTTGGGCAACAGCTTCACAAAATCCAAGTTCGCTTCCTCAGTGGAATATTGTTGTTGATGG GTGTGCGTATGACCTGGACAGCTACAGGACTGTGTTCCATCCTGTGGGGCATGGTGTCAGCTATGCCAACTATCGTCAAAGGCTGGAAGTGAAGACTTTTGCCTTTGTCTCTGGTGACAAAGCCCTCCCTGGCCTA GTGTACTTCCACTGCAGTGTTCTGATCTGTGACCGTTTTCAACCAGACTCCCCGCTGTGTGTGCCAAGATGCCCTAGGCCATCTAGAAGCAAGCGAG GGAGTGGGATGCCAGGTGTAAACACAGCAGTGGTGAGCTTGCGGGGTCCTGTTCTGCTCGTGCCAGAAGGATGGTCTGCAACCCAAG GGACTGCTCTTTTGAGCAAGGAGGCATGGACTGTCATTACAATGACTGCTGTTGGCATTCTTTCTGTGGTGGCCACAATGCTActatttttggcttttcttaaaTGCCTAAAGAGAAGAGCATCCATGGTAAACATGGTACGTTAG